The sequence below is a genomic window from Dioscorea cayenensis subsp. rotundata cultivar TDr96_F1 chromosome 6, TDr96_F1_v2_PseudoChromosome.rev07_lg8_w22 25.fasta, whole genome shotgun sequence.
ccaccaccaccaccaccaccatgcTCTTCCACCTCTCCTCCTCTGTCAACCTGaatctcttctctcttctctcccccaatcctcttcctcttcctctcacCTCCTTCAATCGGAGCCGCATTCTCCATCCTCTCTTCAAGATCCACAACACCGCCAATGTTAACGGCCTCCTCCGCCTTCAAACCCGCATCTGAGAGCAATGCCAGCCTGGGAGATCTCCTCCTCTCGCTCTCTTGCCTCACTCCTGAGCCCTCGCTGCGGACTTTCTTCAAAGATGATCTCTTCGCTAAATTCGAAGAGATTGGGGAGGATTTCGAACGGGATTGCTTTCGGCTTCGATCTTTTGGCTTGTTCTTGGATTGGGATCGAACATCGCCGAGAAATACATCGTTGGGTTGCGGATGGAGCCGTGGGGATCGCCGGAGAGGGGTTTGGACGAATCTCGGCGATCTCCTGGTACTGATTCCTCGATCTCCATGAGCTTCTTCTCTTCGATTGCTTCGAGACATTTGGGAATGGAGAGACGAGAGCAACAGAGATGGCGGCATGAAACCCTTGAAAACCCgattcaaaattttgaaccgATTAAAATGAACCGGACCGGTTCGGTTTAACAAAGAACCACGGttcaacattaattttatttggcAATCAaagtgtgatttttttaaaaagaaatttaaataataattttccataattttttaaaccaaaatttataaaaaaaattttaaaaaatataaacttaatgaaatacaacaattttttttttacaaaaacgaTAAGCATATCCTACAACACGTGAGGTAATTAGAACCTGCCATATGCATCCCAAATGATATACAACATTATAATAGTATGGCGTCTCTCTCACACAGGAGTTCCACTCCATAAtctaataaatagtaaataaatagtGTTTTTAATACTATGAATTCAATTAATAATGCATGAATAATATTGTTGTAGTATGCAAATGCAATGTTTCGGCTTTGCACCTGTCTATACACTACATGGTGCCTTACCACTGGCGCTAAACAAGTGTTGGTTTAATATTCTCAAATTGCTTAATATgagaatattaattttaaaaaagggcAGTTTGGTTCAACAGAGAATTCGTTGATTAAGCaattataaatgttatttttgataaatttagcgaaatttaaataataatttttcgtaatttctaaatatattttttttaatttacgaAATGTGAACAAGTGAGGTGTGTACAGACACTCACGCATGCCCTCACTTGACATGAGCTAAAATTTAGCTGACCCGTCCTACTCAGGGGACGGTATTAATAGACCAAACGGTAATTGAAATCTtaaccaaatttaaaaaaaataaaaataaaataaaaacttcagaCAGAATGCACAAACTATATTATTAATGAAATACAACAATCCATATCTCAAATTGatcatttcaaataaattattatagaCATGAACTTACATAAAGTTGTGTTCAAATATCTGTTTAAAAGTTCAATTCACACAAATGAATCATCAATCTGTTAATCCTAAGAACTGGCGAAAACTCTGATATTTTGGCTCCCAACCAAGTTCAGCTCTCGTTTTTgtgttatatattttctttcccaATGGATCATCAGTTCCTGCAAATTAATTCAAACTGAACTCAAAGAAAAATTCAACTTtctgtaaaaatatatataatgaaaagatCAAAGAGTTTGCCTGTAAATCCATTGAAATTCTTATCAAATTTCCCACTCTGACTCACAGCATCCATAATGTCTTGCCTGTGATTTGTTTGAATttctaaacatatatatatatatatacatcaagcAAAAGGTCGGAAAAATACGACGAAAAAACACATACCTGGATAGAGGATGATTATCACAACCTACAAAAATTCGGTTTCGGAGATTTTTCTTTAGGATTGCTATCGAAAGAGAGGCAACATCCTGTTGTGCAAAAGATgtaacaaacacaaaatatatacGAACATTCAGCAGAATACGAATTATGTCGAAAAGATTACGACCTTGTAATGAATGAGATTGAGTATATGATCAGGACGACTTTCGACCGTTCCTTTTTCCAGCCAGTACATATGTGGACCTTTGTCCGAATTGTATAAATGGTTAAGGTAAATACTAGAGAATACCGTCTACTTTTTTGAAATAACATTAGCAAAACTGACTAAATGAAGGATATATAAAGCCCGACTAATCTTAGAACACAACCTCCGGCCTCAAGAGCCGCGTTTTCTGCTTTTAGAAGGACATCGGTTCGAGAGCTTCTGCCAATAGGTACTAATGGAAAGTCCTGATGAAAAACATACGGTGATTTAGTACCGTCTCATCGTTGAACATACAATTAGTAAGTTTCAAAATGGGCCAATAAACACGACATGTTAAGCATGAAGAATTTGTTAACAGTGAACAATGTGTTTCGATTTAAAACAGCACCTCATCGCATAATCCATTATCGTTGCAATCGTAAACAGCAGTGCTTGACGTAAATAAGAAAGAACCTTTACCGCTCCAGTTTAAACCTGCTGATCTGCAAGATTTTGCCGTCAAATTGGTGTCGCAATTAGATATATTTGATTTCTGACAGTGAACATTGTGTTTACCTGAGATCATTCGGGTAATCAGTAGTAGGGAATGGAGGAGCACAGAAAATTACATAAGGGAACTTATGGCTAAACTTTGTGTCTCTTAAGAAAGGTTTGATGCCAATTTTGATTAGTTCATCATGATGATTTGTTGTCATGGTTTGCCCATAAATTTGGCTATTCGGATATTCCTGTCGACAGGCAAcattgaaacattttttttttccgaataAGTTTCCTTATATGAACTACAgaataaaaattggaaattcTTAAGTTGCAAACAACATGAAAGTAATATGACTAGTGTTCTATTTCATGTTCCtattaatgaatgaaaatttcGGCCAATATACATGATTGTGAATCTGTGATGATGTTACCTTGTTGCATTTCTGCATTTTCTAATAAAACAACACATAATCATACAAGAAAAAATTGAGAATGCTGGATGGCTGTACCATAACAAAGGAATCAAGCACATTATTATACACAAATAATTTCTTAGATAAATTTGAAGAGAACCTGCTGCCATTTTTCTGCAACAATGCGGCCAAGCACTCCAGGCCCCACTATCATTAAATCATGTTCACCGACAACATCAGTGTAAACAGAATTCAGCTCTCCTGCGTTGTTAGAAAAAATGTCTGCATCCAAATATGTAATTCAATTAACCGTCAAAAATATCGATTGCAAAGTGTAAACATATCAACAAGAAAGTAGATACAACTTCATTCAGTATAATcattaaaatgaaatttccaTTAGCAAGCCAATCAATCAGAATGAAGTGACAACAATCTTAAAGACAGAAAGAAAGGGGATTATTTATGCCCACTCATCAATCCAATAGCAGCTTAGCATCATCAAAAGCCACATATTTCACTTCACAGGATTACACATTGAAACAAAATTTGTATTaacaaacaaatcaattaaaaaaagcagCTTATCATAATCAAACAGCCACATATTTCACTTCACAGGATTACACATTg
It includes:
- the LOC120262842 gene encoding uncharacterized protein LOC120262842, with product MATSSQNSSFTAGPPMDIFSNNAGELNSVYTDVVGEHDLMIVGPGVLGRIVAEKWQQEYPNSQIYGQTMTTNHHDELIKIGIKPFLRDTKFSHKFPYVIFCAPPFPTTDYPNDLRSAGLNWSGKGSFLFTSSTAVYDCNDNGLCDEDFPLVPIGRSSRTDVLLKAENAALEAGGCVLRLVGLYNSDKGPHMYWLEKGTVESRPDHILNLIHYKDVASLSIAILKKNLRNRIFVGCDNHPLSRQDIMDAVSQSGKFDKNFNGFTGTDDPLGKKIYNTKTRAELGWEPKYQSFRQFLGLTD